A genomic segment from Echeneis naucrates chromosome 20, fEcheNa1.1, whole genome shotgun sequence encodes:
- the f3a gene encoding coagulation factor III, tissue factor a: MDAVKAALFLLFLCSSHLASGSHPKAQNVTWNSINFKTILTWEPKPSPDYSYTVEFSAVGQNRQKNPHCFRSSATTCDLSSSMNNVNACYTADVLSEDPLGVISDIIEPPYTTSPRFCPYKDTDIGKPDFKLEVSADKKITTVYVTDPPTALFKDGRQLTIRDIFTDQLQYRVTYRRNKSTGKKVKTEPHNVIELKDLDKGESYCFNVQAYIPSRPASKQLGELSRTQCTERDKEPFFEMYSVGVIAAAIFLILLLIGIIIAITVVCCKRYNKKSGKEAVPLRDV, from the exons ATGGACGCGGTGAAAGCagcccttttcctcctcttcctctgctcctcacaCCTTGCCTCAG GCTCCCATCCAAAAGCACAGAATGTTACCTGGAACTCAATCAACTTTAAAACCATTTTGACCTGGGAGCCGAAGCCGTCACCTGACTACTCATACACCGTGGAGTTCTCTGC GGTTGGtcaaaacagacagaagaacCCTCACTGTTTCCGGTCCTCAGCAACGACATGTGACCTGTCCAGCTCCATGAACAACGTGAATGCCTGCTACACAGCCGATGTCCTGTCTGAAGACCCACTGGGGGTCATCTCAGACATAATCGAGCCTCCCTACACTACTTCACCGCGATTCTGCCCCTACAAAGATA CTGACATAGGCAAACCTGATTTCAAGCTGGAAGTGAGTGCCGACAAAAAGATAACCACCGTGTATGTGACTGACCCGCCAACAGCGCTGTTCAAAGATGGTCGCCAGCTGACCATACGGGACATCTTCACTGACCAGCTGCAGTACAGAGTCACCTATCGAAGAAACAAGAGCACTGGCAAG AAAGTGAAAACCGAGCCCCACAATGTCATCGAGCTGAAAGACCTGGACAAAGGGGAGAGCTACTGCTTTAACGTCCAGGCCTACATCCCCAGCCGCCCAGCCAGCAAGCAACTGGGGGAGCTGAGCCGCACCCAGTGCACGGAAAGAGACAAGGAGCCCTTCTTTGAAA TGTACTCGGTGGGCGTGATCGCTGCTGCCATCttcctcatcctgctgctgatCGGCATAATCATTGCCATCACGGTGGTCTGCTGCAAGCGCTACaacaagaaaagtggaaaagaagCAGTGCCACTCCGGGACGTatag